One genomic window of Amphiura filiformis chromosome 3, Afil_fr2py, whole genome shotgun sequence includes the following:
- the LOC140148529 gene encoding uncharacterized protein, translating into MFSCTASRLVRFASTLRNLTTMTTVPLPSNLMFRQLFDYQSYTYTYLLADKVAKEAILIDPVLELVNRDVHLLEDLQLKLKFAINTHCHADHVTGTGKLKDRLPEVKSVISKASGAQADIYINEGDQVQFGDFAVDVLSTPGHTNGCVTYVFKHEGKPLMVFTGDAVLIRGCGRTDFQEGSSDTLYESVHGKILSLPPETLLYPAHDYTGQMVSTVGEELKHNPRLTKPKEEFIKIMENLNLPYPKAIDRALPANLVCGIIDPPKEDK; encoded by the exons ATGTTCAGTTGTACAGCAAGTAGATTGGTTAGATTTGCGAGCACATTGCGGAATTTGACAACAATGACTACGGTTCCATTACCATCAAATCTTATGTTCAGGCAG TTGTTTGACTACCAGTCCTACACATACACATATCTGCTGGCAGATAAAGTGGCAAAAGAAGCTATTCTCATAGATCCTGTGTTGGAATTGGTTAACAGAGATGTTCATCTGCTTGAAGACCTTCAACTCAAACTCAAATTTGCAA TCAACACACATTGTCATGCTGATCATGTCACTGGCACAGGTAAATTAAAGGATCGTCTGCCTGAGGTGAAGAGTGTCATCAGTAAAGCGAGTGGAGCACAAGCTGATATCTACATCAATGAAGGAGATCAGGTCCAGTTTGGGGATTTT GCAGTTGATGTGTTATCCACACCAGGTCACACCAATGGCTGTGTTACATATGTATTCAAACATGAAGGCAAACCTTTGATGGTGTTTACCGGGGATGCAGTACTTATTAGGGGATGTGGAAGGACTGATTTCCAAGAAG GAAGTTCCGACACCTTGTATGAATCGGTTCATGGGAAGATATTATCTCTGCCTCCAGAAACTTTACTCTACCCAGCTCATGATTATACAG GTCAAATGGTATCTACTGTTGGAGAAGAACTGAAGCACAATCCAAGACTGACTAAACCAAAGGAAGAATTTATCAAAATCATGGAGAATCTAAATTTACCATACCCAAAAGCCATAG ATCGGGCCCTACCAGCCAACTTAGTGTGTGGAATTATTGATCCGCCTAAAGAGGACAAGTAG